The proteins below come from a single Necator americanus strain Aroian chromosome V, whole genome shotgun sequence genomic window:
- a CDS encoding hypothetical protein (NECATOR_CHRV.G18270.T3), translating to MVGPASLRTKKALLTRYCNNLSRVIERIDSAHTAAQASSDDATSPPRIKASLFELDATAKLAADALNAFTAALDEIDELPEEQDKQANDYIDSSLSLIERARLMAIELDAKNIGDREENDERGWTEMMRPKLPPIPIPIFTGKLQEYTNFWTLFESNVDRQPLTNLQKFNYLLTALRGEPRELIKRYPITEANYTHAIQLLRDKYGDESKLIADLQSRLEMTKADNKSIYAQRRLLEQILPIVTQLEELGITLNGSYPTKKLLSKFSYTLQRQVLERCLLQNKKETDWIMRDVLSELDDLITTQEQISEMIDSIPNKCDDRSRDSHNNNRSKKFLMKNATTKPDPNACMFCGSTQHKSADCTRIPSIHQRRTYMQQHRRCLNCGKEGHFVKDCTSKGCRYCTGMKHHHTLCPQRHNLGETTDQTPPRARTNTNTPQNRPPVPNVPRNTKRHVKTAVATAQPVQTTDSSATYPDITDTAQHSPQDTSILQNSTVDALDNKVLLLTGVARVRDEARDDWKEVEILFDTGADQSFISSALAEELNLKCTKEKELTMYTFGSTDPKPTKCRHTTLDLWDNQGQKHPVRLCTTPVLTSKGQTTQLDHADLAFVAQHNIHLSKPTSNSTSIPQILLGCDQLWGLLDAPLPRFKLPSGLLLIPSKLGYLLTGKQHTFHGIEGQQNEVNISMITMVQAFTESEDEMSRWDRYWTMDSAGQSPPLPDNRQIALKRLQGVIRTLKSSPQLLQDYENTFHTQLEKGIIEQIPNNQPGIGPIVHYIPHQPVVTPHKETTKLRIVFDASSHYKECPSLNDILHQGPLVLPDLYAMLLRFRMLPYVAISDVEKAFLQVHLNEMDRDATRFIWVRDVDLPVTEDNIVTYRFTRVTFGLNVSPFLLAGTVTYHLHHVVENKELAKEIKDNLYVDNLILAARTPEDLAKKVVDSREIFQDMGMNLREFLANDVNLKDFISQEACAKAAVQKVLGIEWNATGDYLSMCCTLPFIGQVTKRIVARQIAAVYDPLGWLVPLLTQAKHFQQTLWKHKFEWDNILPASLQEQWQKITQNINGFARTFPRRFFTQPQDKDTCIAVFADASDIAMSTCAYLFDGKHSALVMAKCKLPSIKTTTTMPKMEMNALTMAARLTWSVYQAMKEPWPNMSASPPQIVILSDSQIALSWLTTSEEKASPGVLISNRIKEIRKITAALNDEGLTVRFAYVNTKDNPADAGTRGLNQEQLQDHPWWTGPDFLRTPINHWPTIFYPYDWQGTHETEELQPPTEAGTVSITMNSASTRLLQESCNDLIDAKRFSSFKKAKRVTAWALLFIKKLMRSLPQQSVDRIFQKIPELRTIQDTTILLGQHIKAARIALLRNHQSSFLSHYHKKLRNDTLRLYQDKDLLWRSQGRLQNSTLGADAKSPIFVAPNTPLSQLLIKDAHGDYHQGVEHTIATIRQTYWIPKIRQQVRKLVSKCVQCRRLNALPYPYPDMTDLPQQRVMRSRPFQHIGLDFFDLPSTHLEAGKTHGYGCIFTCMVTRLIHLEMVDSMSTEDFINALRRFVARRGVPDSITCDNAPSFLLGASILAGSPQGETLSSSIHNATSNQEIQWNHITPYAPWQGGFYERLIKSVKHALYKSLRGTNHRSGDHLRTILTEIEACLNSRPLTYQGDGQEDFSSIRPIDFLQKDLTLTLPTTHLTDPMTNDPDYHTPDEIRALQTRQEVIASLQSSCGATERFWTIWQKHYLTCLRETHRRTISSKRQGRETPTIGDVVLVSDPVIPRNEWKLARITDTRAGRDGEIREVELLTPARRKIRRPPNLLIPLEIQPATTPSHTTPGDHAVSDGTDEQIPTSHPYNLRPRRAVHYADEQVVTTTQTATVRRFPPKWFLFYIMIITLFTTSSTFANRDISMTCSNEGVLVHTSRNDPFEICADHHCQMITPVTNPFLVKFPPEVTLHDYLVSLKWNTGDQLATMETMCHRLNFCQQLDCWICSTVVFNPECWPMGAIVITALLLYVIVAILYVLLYVPMTMGKPIRIILIVLRRILLILASALIKLCMTLCRRMRRRRPQSHRDRLLAVLAITLAVSTYAIHACQQVNVLEHRSTVCNNYDGHESCSIYLNELLKINTFHREACLRLTRNATLIANVKLRWKGLYLHCEQESRIFTRAVELQRIDSKRCPHMGSCQGQKCAAIHHSSLIPELEEGNKYPGRTGCMESCGGPGCDCFFLSSGCLFYRVYAVPKNSKVYEIFRCTRWTEQVKLEVTIEDLSSSEGKRRYVLAITPNVPTEVPSMTVTMTAVTLPPLPNLSKEFVTDGRDVAIWNNPFTPDLLCASWRHARDMNCTLKDDCRCHAAENSVSCACPTKDILAYFKQLNLVLPVKTASWELSRRLNETVTAKISQMVSADFVVQFKTVIETANLLVTNNVCNIANSELEGCYHCAKGATAKVTCRSSTNTLGEVLCGRHAFVVPCAPTSPESNLYFHLDSARQLLNCSIRCGETVHYFVLSGILRYTSNFHAAMTDFIQGNTTAYHGFQLPDFHHILNVFLDWYKVLFVSILAVIFALLVSYLCLQSLGIRLMTLLLRGALTLQVMEFNSAPPSPNPTHSASTSCQLRSLQHDYEELLHALPQLPTPQQLVDQIARTVETLHRTMRSILHLDTQIEALRADDSSWQTRYWKHSMAAASVDKLRLELLLSRTTLTFLFSFPPLLVATRVISLEQWNAKLAEPRTDTEEQLGFLQHYSGLLRTIGESIAEDQFQDQQIEDEDNRFFENLIIRKLDNITHILRGSQLEHSATQTESAEDHRGAEAAETQDSGARRQESEEGREQRAIDDNAEFMEELQEEIRPDDVFVVVDEVVGAEVTEENAYHEEALAPKDTSETRRLNEEILRVLTEKRDLERRIHEMANEKTCPRRRFEAGQIRNENETTMPCVFCGLIGVHYSDAWCVSKNAAREDIGATKGQRSAGTAPITDITLRCAFGLREAKKPDNS from the exons ATGGTTGGTCCAGCATcactaagaacaaaaaaggccTTACTGACACGATACTGCAATAATTTGTCTCGGGTAATCGAGAGAATCGATTCTGCTCACACCGCCGCGCAAGCTAGTAGCGATGACGCAACATCTCCTCCACGCATCAAAGCATCGCTGTTTGAACTCGACGCCACGGCAAAGCTAGCGGCAGATGCCTTGAATGCTTTCACGGCAGCGCTGGACGAGATCGATGAACTACCCGAAGAACAAGACAAGCAGGCGAACGACTACATTGACTCATCGCTTTCGTTGATTGAGCGCGCTCGTCTGATGGCGATTGAACTCGACGCAAAAAACATTGGGGACCGGGAGGAAAATGACGAGAGAGGATGGACAGAGATGATGAGACCAAAACTTCCGCCAATACCCATACCCATATTTACGGGAAAGCTTCAGGAATACACCAACTTTTGGACACTTTTCGAATCCAACGTCGACAGACAACCACTCACCAATCTACAGAAGTTTAACTATTTATTAACCGCTTTGCGAGGGGAACCCCGAGAACTGATTAAACGATATCCAATAACCGAAGCCAACTATACGCACGCCATTCAACTTTTGAGGGACAAGTATGGGGACGAATCTAAGCTCATCGCGGACTTACAATCGCGCCTTGAAATGACGAAGGCAGACAACAAATCTATCTACGCTCAACGTCGCCTTCTCGAACAAATTCTTCCCATAGTAACTCAGTTGGAAGAGTTGGGAATAACACTGAATGGCTCGTATCCTACAAAGAAGCTTCTCTCCAAGTTTTCTTACACATTGCAGCGTCAAGTTCTGGAACGCTGCCTCttgcaaaataagaaagaaaccgATTGGATTATGCGGGATGTGCTCTCTGAGCTGGACGATCTGATAACCACACAAGAACAGATCAGTGAAATGATCGATAGCATTCCCAACAAGTGTGATGATCGCAGCAGAGATTCTCATAACAACAACAGATCGAAGAAATTCCTCATGAAGAATGCGACAACAAAGCCTGACCCGAATGCATGTATGTTTTGCGGATCAACGCAACACAAATCAGCTGATTGCACAAGGATTCCAAGCATCCACCAGCGACGTACCTATATGCAACAACATAGGAGATGCCTCAACTGTGGGAAAGAAGGCCACTTTGTGAAAGACTGCACAAGTAAAGGATGCAGGTATTGCACGGGGATGAAGCATCATCATACCCTCTGCCCCCAGAGGCACAACTTGGGAGAGACCACAGACCAAACCCCACCAAGGGCAAGGACAAACACTAATACTCCACAGAACAGACCGCCGGTACCCAATGTACCTCGGAATACGAAACGACATGTGAAAACTGCGGTAGCGACGGCACAACCAGTGCAGACTACCGACAGCAGCGCGACCTACCCGGACATAACGGATACTGCGCAGCACTCACCGCAAGATACATCTATCCTTCAGAATAGTACGGTAGACGCCCTGGACAATAAGGTATTGTTACTGACAGGAGTAGCGCGGGTACGGGATGAAGCGCGTGATGACTGGAAAGAAGTGGAGATCCTCTTCGACACAGGAGCCGACCAGTCATTCATAAGCTCTGCTCTCGCAGAAGAATTGAACCTGAAATGTACAAAAGAGAAGGAGCTCACTATGTACACTTTCGGTTCTACTGACCCTAAACCGACCAAGTGTAGGCACACAACGTTGGACCTGTGGGATAATCAGGGACAAAAACATCCCGTACGGCTATGTACCACACCGGTACTCACAAGTAAAGGACAAACGACCCAACTCGACCACGCGGACCTAGCGTTTGTGGCACAACACAACATCCACCTGTCCAAACCTACGTCCAATTCCACATCCATACCACAGATATTACTCGGATGTGATCAGTTGTGGGGTTTATTGGATGCTCCCCTTCCACGCTTTAAACTCCCATCGGGCCTGCTCCTCATTCCCTCAAAACTCGGATATTTGCTGACCGGAAAGCAGCACACCTTCCACGGAATAGAAGGACAACAGAATGAGGTCAATATCAGCATGATCACCATGGTACAGGCCTTCACAGAATCTGAAGATGAGATGAGCCGATGGGACAGATACTGGACAATGGACTCAGCCG GACAATCACCCCCACTACCGGACAATCGGCAAATAGCTCTGAAACGGTTACAAGGAGTAATACGGACGCTGAAATCGAGTCCACAGTTATTACAAGATTACGAAAACACATTCCACACCCAGCTGGAAAAGGGAATTATTGAACAAATTCCAAACAACCAACCAGGTATCGGACCTATCGTACACTACATTCCACACCAACCGGTGGTCACGCCCCACAAAGAAACGACAAAATTACGAATTGTGTTTGATGCATCCTCACACTACAAGGAATGCCCTTCACTAAATGACATACTACACCAAGGACCATTGGTATTACCGGATCTTTACGCGATGCTGCTACGTTTTCGAATGTTACCTTATGTAGCAATATCGGACGTGGAGAAAGCCTTCTTACAGGTACACCTCAATGAAATGGATAGGGACGCCACGAGATTTATCTGGGTACGCGACGTGGACCTACCAGTCACTGAAGACAACATCGTCACATACCGTTTCACCCGGGTCACATTTGGCCTGAACGTATCGCCATTCCTCTTGGCTGGTACAGTAACCTACCACTTACATCATGTcgttgaaaacaaagaattggCGAAGGAAATCAAGGACAACTTATACGTGGATAACCTGATCCTAGCCGCACGTACCCCTGAAGATCTGGCCAAAAAAGTCGTAGATTCACGCGAGATTTTCCAGGATATGGGGATGAACCTGAGAGAGTTTTTGGCCAATGACGTTAATCTCAAGGACTTCATCTCTCAAGAGGCTTGCGCGAAAGCAGCGGTGCAGAAAGTGCTAGGGATAGAATGGAATGCAACAGGAGACTACCTCTCCATGTGCTGTACTTTACCATTCATAGGCCAAGTCACAAAAAGGATTGTAGCGCGACAAATAGCGGCCGTATACGACCCATTGGGGTGGCTGGTCCCACTGCTGACGCAGGCAAAGCATTTCCAACAAACCTTGTGGAAACACAAGTTCGAATGGGACAATATTCTTCCAGCATCCCTCCAGGAGCAGTGGCAGAAAATCACACAAAACATCAACGGGTTTGCCCGTACCTTTCCACGACGATTTTTCACACAACCTCAAGACAAGGACACTTGCATCGCAGTGTTCGCTGACGCCAGTGACATCGCCATGTCCACATGTGCGTACCTATTCGATGGAAAGCACTCCGCGCTGGTAATGGCTAAATGCAAATTGCCATCGATAAAAACGACCACTACAATGCCAAAGATGGAGATGAACGCATTAACAATGGCAGCTCGATTGACATGGTCAGTATACCAAGCCATGAAGGAGCCCTGGCCAAATATGTCCGCTTCTCCACCACAAATTGTCATCCTTTCGGATTCCCAAATTGCATTGAGCTGGCTAACAACGTCAGAGGAAAAGGCCAGTCCAGGTGTCCTTATTTCCAACCGAATAAAGGAAATACGCAAGATCACCGCGGCCCTAAACGACGAAGGTCTTACAGTACGTTTCGCATATGTAAACACAAAAGACAATCCTGCTGATGCGGGAACACGGGGGCTGAACCAGGAACAGTTACAGGACCATCCCTGGTGGACGGGGCCAGATTTTTTACGGACACCTATCAACCACTGGCCCACGATTTTTTATCCATATGACTGGCAGGGTACTCACGAAACGGAAGAATTGCAGCCTCCCACTGAAGCAGGTACAGTCTCGATCACAATGAACTCAGCATCAACGAGACTTCTGCAAGAATCCTGCAATGACCTGATCGACGCCAAACGTTTCAGCTCCTTCAAGAAAGCAAAGAGAGTGACAGCATGGGCGCTGTTGTTTATTAAAAAACTGATGCGCTCACTACCACAACAGTCAGTGGACAggatattccagaaaataccAGAGCTACGGACCATACAGGACACAACAATACTTTTGGGGCAGCACATCAAAGCGGCACGGATTGCGCTACTCCGAAACCATCAATCTTCATTTCTATCACATTACCATAAAAAACTGCGGAATGACACTTTGCGTCTATATCAAGACAAGGACCTTCTATGGCGATCACAAGGACGCCTCCAGAACTCGACATTAGGAGCAGATGCGAAATCACCCATTTTCGTGGCTCCGAATACACCTCTGTCACAACTCCTCATCAAGGACGCTCATGGCGATTACCATCAAGGTGTGGAACATACAATCGCCACAATTAGACAAACGTACTGGATACCAAAAATACGGCAACAAGTACGAAAACTAGTGAGCAAATGCGTACAATGCAGACGACTAAATGCCCTTCCTTACCCATATCCAGACATGACTGATTTACCACAACAAAGGGTTATGCGCAGCCGTCCGTTCCAGCATATCGGGCTCGATTTCTTCGACTTACCCTCCACACACCTGGAAGCCGGTAAAACTCACGGCTATGGTTGCATTTTCACCTGCATGGTTACCCGTTTGATTCATCTGGAAATGGTAGACAGCATGAGCACGGAAGATTTCATCAACGCCTTACGAAGATTTGTGGCTAGAAGAGGTGTTCCTGACTCTATCACATGTGATAATGCCCCGTCTTTTCTGCTCGGAGCCAGCATTTTAGCAGGTTCACCTCAAGGGGAAACCCTCAGCTCAAGTATACATAACGCCACATCAAATCAAGAGATTCAGTGGAACCACATCACTCCCTACGCACCATGGCAGGGCGGTTTTTATGAGCGCCTCATCAAATCCGTCAAACACGCTTTATATAAGTCACTACGAGGCACAAATCACCGTTCCGGAGACCATTTACGAACGATCTTGACGGAAATTGAAGCTTGTCTCAACTCAAGGCCGCTCACTTACCAAGGTGATGGACAGGAAGACTTTTCTTCCATTCGACCAATCGACTTCCTCCAAAAGGATTTGACACTAACCCTACCAACCACACACCTCACAGATCCCATGACAAACGATCCCGACTACCATACCCCAGACGAGATTCGAGCCCTCCAAACTCGTCAAGAGGTCATTGCTTCCTTACAATCATCATGCGGTGCCACGGAACGATTTTGGACTATTTGGCAAAAACATTACCTGACCTGCCTACGGGAAACGCACAGAAGGACAATCTCAAGTAAACGACAGGGACGAGAGACTCCTACCATAGGGGACGTGGTTTTAGTAAGCGATCCAGTAATTCCACGTAATGAGTGGAAGCTAGCACGAATTACCGATACTCGAGCAGGACGGGATGGGGAAATTAGAGAAGTCGAGCTTCTCACGCCAGCGCGCAGAAAAATACGACGACCTCCAAACCTTCTCATCCCTCTGGAAATACAGCCTGCTACAACTCCGTCCCACACCACACCAGGAGATCACGCAGTATCAGACGGGACAGACGAACAAATACCCACTTCTCATCCTTACAACCTGCGTCCGCGACGCGCAGTACATTACGCTGATGAGCAAGTGGTTACGACAACTCAAACTGCAACAGTCAGACGTTTCCCACCAAAATGGTTCCTATTCTACATCATGATCATCACATTGTTCACAACTTCGTCTACTTTTGCCAACAGGGATATAAGCATGACGTGTAGCAACGAAGGTGTGCTCGTTCATACATCTCGGAACGATCCGTTTGAAATCTGCGCGGACCACCATTGTCAAATGATCACCCCAGTGACAAACCCCTTCCTTGTCAAATTTCCACCAGAGGTAACACTTCATGACTACCTAGTGTCACTTAAATGGAATACCGGAGATCAACTGGCAACCATGGAGACAATGTGCCATCGCCTCAATTTCTGTCAACAACTCGATTGTTGGATATGCTCAACGGTCGTCTTCAACCCCGAGTGTTGGCCAATGGGTGCAATAGTCATCACAGCACTCCTCTTATACGTTATAGTAGCCATACTATATGTACTCCTGTATGTTCCCATGACTATGGGAAAACCGATCCGTATCATTCTCATCGTGCTGAGAAGGATCCTCCTAATTTTGGCATCTGCACTCATAAAGCTCTGCATGACACTATGCCGCAGGATGAGACGACGACGGCCACAATCGCACAGAGACCGTTTGCTAGCAGTTTTGGCAATAACTCTTGCCGTATCCACATATGCGATCCATGCGTGCCAACAAGTAAATGTACTTGAACATCGCTCCACTGTATGTAACAACTACGACGGACACGAAAGTTGCTCGATTTACCTGAACGAGCTTCTCAAAATCAACACTTTCCATCGTGAAGCCTGTCTACGACTCACTCGAAACGCAACCTTGATCGCAAACGTCAAACTTCGTTGGAAAGGCCTCTACCTACACTGTGAACAGGAGTCGAGGATCTTCACACGAGCAGTGGAGCTGCAAAGGATTGACAGCAAACGCTGCCCGCACATGGGCTCGTGTCAAGGTCAAAAATGCGCCGCGATCCACCATTCAAGTCTGATACCGGAACTTgaggaaggaaataaatatcCAGGTCGCACAGGCTGCATGGAATCGTGCGGCGGCCCAGGATGCGACTGTTTCTTCTTAAGTTCCGGTTGTCTGTTCTACCGCGTATACGCGGTGCCGAAGAACAGCAAAGTCTACGAAATATTCCGCTGTACCCGATGGACTGAACAAGTAAAATTGGAGGTGACAATTGAGGACCTCAGCTCCTCTGAAGGAAAAAGGCGATATGTCCTCGCTATAACTCCGAACGTGCCCACGGAAGTACCGTCAATGACAGTTACGATGACGGCGGTAACTCTACCTCCTCTACCCAATCTCTCCAAAGAGTTTGTCACAGATGGACGAGATGTCGCGATCTGGAATAATCCTTTTACACCGGACCTTCTCTGTGCTTCTTGGCGCCACGCTAGAGACATGAACTGCACCCTCAAAGATGATTGCAGATGTCACGCCGCGGAAAACAGTGTCAGCTGTGCATGCCCTACAAAAGATATCCTGGCATATTTCAAGCAGCTCAACTTAGTTCTCCCAGTGAAAACAGCTTCCTGGGAGCTATCGCGACGACTCAATGAGACAGTCAcagcaaaaatttcacaaatggTATCAGCGGACTTTGTTGTTCAGTTCAAGACGGTCATCGAGACTGCGAATCTCCTTGTCACCAACAATGTGTGCAACATCGCCAACAGCGAACTGGAGGGATGCTACCACTGTGCGAAGGGAGCTACAGCCAAGGTCACCTGTAGATCATCAACTAACACGCTCGGAGAAGTCCTGTGTGGTCGCCATGCCTTTGTGGTACCATGCGCTCCCACTTCACCTGAGTCAAATCTCTATTTCCACTTGGATTCCGCACGCCAACTTCTCAATTGCTCGATCAGATGTGGAGAAACCGTGCATTACTTCGTTCTATCGGGTATTCTACGGTACACGAGCAATTTTCATGCTGCAATGACTGACTTTATTCAAGGGAACACTACCGCTTACCATGGTTTCCAGCTCCCAGACTTTCACCACATACTGAACGTCTTCCTGGACTGGTACAAAGTACTGTTTGTCAGCATTCTGGCAGTGATTTTTGCCTTATTGGTGTCCTACTTGTGCCTACAATCTCTGGGAATACGCCTCATGACGCTCCTTTTGCGCGGCGCACTTACCCTG CAAGTTATGGAATTCAACTCGGCTCCTCCATCGCCAAACCCTACCCATTCGGCATCCACTTCATGTCAGCTACGTAGCTTACAGCACGACTATGAAGAGCTGCTACACGCTCTGCCGCAACTCCCCACCCCCCAACAGCTCGTGGACCAGATTGCGCGAACCGTGGAAACGCTTCACAGGACGATGCGCTCCATCCTTCACCTGGATACTCAAATAGAGGCCCTCCGAGCGGATGATAGTTCGTGGCAGACCAGATACTGGAAACACAGCATGGCAGCCGCTTCCGTGGATAAGCTACGCCTCGAGTTGCTTCTGTCGCGAACGACACTCacgttccttttttcctttcctccacTCCTCGTAGCTACACGCGTGATATCGCTGGAGCAATGGAACGCCAAACTAGCCGAGCCGCGCACGGATACTGAAG AGCAGCTCGGATTCCTTCAACATTACTCCGGACTACTCCGAACGATTGGCGAGAGCATTGCGGAAGACCAGTTTCAAGATCAGCAGATCGAGGACGAGGACAACCGATTCTTCGAAAACCTGATAATACGCAAGCTCGACAACATCACGCACATACTACGAGGATCCCAACTGGAGCATAGCGCGACGCAGACCGAGTCTGCGGAGGACCATCGCGGCGCGGAGGCTGCGGAGACGCAGGATTCGGGCGCGCGGCGGCAGGAAAGCGAAGAGGGACGGGAACAACGCGCTATCGACGACAACGCAGAATTCATGGAAGAACTGCAAGAGGAAATCCGTCCCGACGACGTTTTTGTCGTTGTAGACGAGGTCGTGGGAGCCGAGGTTACCGAGGAGAACGCTTATCACGAGGAGGCGCTGGCACCAAAAGATACGAGCGAGACAAGACGTCTCAACGAGGAGATATTACGTGTTCTCACCGAAAAAAGGGACCTGGAGCGACGGATTCACGAGATGGCGAACGAGAAGACTTGCCCTCGCCGCAGATTTGAAGCAGGGCAGATcaggaacgaaaacgaaacgaCGATGCCGTGCGTCTTTTGTGGACTAATCGGCGTGCATTACTCGGACGCTT GGTGTGTCTCAAAAAACGCTGCACGGGAGGACATAGGTGCGACAAAAGGACAACGAAGTGCCGGTACTGCGCCGATTACGGACATCACCCTTCGCTGTGCTTTCGGCCTcagagaagcgaagaaacCCGACAACAGCTAG
- a CDS encoding hypothetical protein (NECATOR_CHRV.G18270.T1), whose product MEFNSAPPSPNPTHSASTSCQLRSLQHDYEELLHALPQLPTPQQLVDQIARTVETLHRTMRSILHLDTQIEALRADDSSWQTRYWKHSMAAASVDKLRLELLLSRTTLTFLFSFPPLLVATRVISLEQWNAKLAEPRTDTEGDTLAMGLKDLENTISEQLGFLQHYSGLLRTIGESIAEDQFQDQQIEDEDNRFFENLIIRKLDNITHILRGSQLEHSATQTESAEDHRGAEAAETQDSGARRQESEEGREQRAIDDNAEFMEELQEEIRPDDVFVVVDEVVGAEVTEENAYHEEALAPKDTSETRRLNEEILRVLTEKRDLERRIHEMANEKTCPRRRFEAGQIRNENETTMPCVFCGLIGVHYSDACDVYPDTRRRWRIIREAARCRVCLKKRCTGGHRCDKRTTKCRYCADYGHHPSLCFRPQRSEETRQQLEELKRRLRQSVQRLKLLRRQLHLLQDVE is encoded by the coding sequence ATGGAATTCAACTCGGCTCCTCCATCGCCAAACCCTACCCATTCGGCATCCACTTCATGTCAGCTACGTAGCTTACAGCACGACTATGAAGAGCTGCTACACGCTCTGCCGCAACTCCCCACCCCCCAACAGCTCGTGGACCAGATTGCGCGAACCGTGGAAACGCTTCACAGGACGATGCGCTCCATCCTTCACCTGGATACTCAAATAGAGGCCCTCCGAGCGGATGATAGTTCGTGGCAGACCAGATACTGGAAACACAGCATGGCAGCCGCTTCCGTGGATAAGCTACGCCTCGAGTTGCTTCTGTCGCGAACGACACTCacgttccttttttcctttcctccacTCCTCGTAGCTACACGCGTGATATCGCTGGAGCAATGGAACGCCAAACTAGCCGAGCCGCGCACGGATACTGAAGGTGATACCTTAGCCATGGGACTCAAGGACTTAGAGAACACCATTTCAGAGCAGCTCGGATTCCTTCAACATTACTCCGGACTACTCCGAACGATTGGCGAGAGCATTGCGGAAGACCAGTTTCAAGATCAGCAGATCGAGGACGAGGACAACCGATTCTTCGAAAACCTGATAATACGCAAGCTCGACAACATCACGCACATACTACGAGGATCCCAACTGGAGCATAGCGCGACGCAGACCGAGTCTGCGGAGGACCATCGCGGCGCGGAGGCTGCGGAGACGCAGGATTCGGGCGCGCGGCGGCAGGAAAGCGAAGAGGGACGGGAACAACGCGCTATCGACGACAACGCAGAATTCATGGAAGAACTGCAAGAGGAAATCCGTCCCGACGACGTTTTTGTCGTTGTAGACGAGGTCGTGGGAGCCGAGGTTACCGAGGAGAACGCTTATCACGAGGAGGCGCTGGCACCAAAAGATACGAGCGAGACAAGACGTCTCAACGAGGAGATATTACGTGTTCTCACCGAAAAAAGGGACCTGGAGCGACGGATTCACGAGATGGCGAACGAGAAGACTTGCCCTCGCCGCAGATTTGAAGCAGGGCAGATcaggaacgaaaacgaaacgaCGATGCCGTGCGTCTTTTGTGGACTAATCGGCGTGCATTACTCGGACGCTTGTGATGTCTACCCCGACACCCGCCGGAGATGGCGCATAATACGCGAAGCCGCACGTTGCAGGGTGTGTCTCAAAAAACGCTGCACGGGAGGACATAGGTGCGACAAAAGGACAACGAAGTGCCGGTACTGCGCCGATTACGGACATCACCCTTCGCTGTGCTTTCGGCCTcagagaagcgaagaaacCCGACAACAGCTAGAGGAGTTGAAGCGTCGGCTGCGGCAGAGCGTGCAGCGATTAAAACTCTTAAGAAGACAGTTACACCTTCTGCAAGATGTAGAATAA